The following coding sequences lie in one Alicyclobacillus curvatus genomic window:
- a CDS encoding LysR family transcriptional regulator, whose amino-acid sequence MQIEWLQTFLAAAEEENFRRAADKLHLAQPTVTQHIRKLEELWGVQLFARVGQHVELSPGGRRFLGHAKRLSDTYLDSLEDMARWHQGYDTRVTIAVSPLVATSYLPRWMRAYTKTHRQIEFVVKVLESESVLEQISRQEADIGFSRLRPDDGRFDAQVLYADPVVFVAPAEEHDIDGPPQDSFDLLARHTVFTHCHPEYWPELTTNLRKQFPDLQTMVVSLVHVVVQWVGEGLGVSFLPQSTVQRELLRGNIEEVHFPLPLPTAQTHLVVARHASTAARDFADFITQYMRERVSYH is encoded by the coding sequence ATGCAAATCGAGTGGCTTCAAACATTTCTCGCAGCAGCCGAAGAAGAGAACTTTCGCCGTGCAGCGGATAAGCTTCATCTCGCGCAGCCAACCGTGACGCAGCACATCCGCAAGCTCGAGGAACTGTGGGGTGTTCAACTGTTCGCGAGGGTCGGTCAACACGTAGAGCTGAGTCCAGGGGGCCGGCGATTCCTCGGACACGCGAAACGGCTGTCTGATACCTACCTAGATAGTCTTGAAGACATGGCCAGGTGGCACCAGGGCTATGACACGCGGGTGACTATTGCCGTCTCACCACTTGTAGCCACAAGCTACCTGCCTCGTTGGATGCGGGCGTATACAAAAACCCATCGACAGATTGAATTTGTCGTCAAGGTTCTCGAATCAGAATCTGTGCTCGAGCAGATTTCGCGCCAAGAAGCAGACATTGGGTTTAGTCGTCTGCGCCCCGATGATGGGCGGTTTGACGCGCAAGTTCTCTACGCCGATCCCGTTGTCTTCGTCGCCCCAGCAGAGGAACACGACATTGACGGACCCCCGCAAGACTCTTTCGACTTGCTTGCACGGCACACGGTTTTCACGCATTGTCATCCCGAGTACTGGCCCGAACTTACGACCAACCTCAGGAAACAGTTTCCCGACCTGCAAACGATGGTTGTCAGCCTAGTCCATGTCGTGGTGCAGTGGGTTGGAGAGGGCCTCGGTGTGTCCTTTTTGCCGCAAAGTACGGTGCAGCGCGAGCTTCTCAGGGGAAACATTGAAGAGGTACACTTTCCGCTGCCCCTGCCAACGGCACAGACACATCTCGTCGTCGCCCGCCATGCATCAACAGCGGCCCGAGACTTTGCTGACTTCATTACCCAGTACATGAGAGAGCGGGTATCGTATCACTAG
- a CDS encoding MBL fold metallo-hydrolase: MFESIDAKQLHSKLENGDTIILDVRGAAAFSDWHIQHKNATMLNIQTSKLKADGPEAYPEIPKDKEVVVICAAGNASKEASEILSEHGYQPVNVRGGMGEWSEYYYSTPVAQTEDLELLQVIRPAKGCLSYMLVSGDEAIVVDAGQHIDFYEDLAAQRHAKIRHVLDTHCHADHISGGPVLANESDAKYWIAGSEMQGSNMTFNPLVDGQTFNFGTSKLQVLAIPTPGHTPGSTSFFVNDKYLLSGDTVFVSGLGRPDLGGKAREWSALLYDTVSTKLSAIADDVLILPAHFADISEMTDAGYVGNDFGSIKASNELLQGVSAEEFTEHMVGRAGQTPPNYTTIVQINRGEYQPTETERSELEVGPNRCAAKHLAG, from the coding sequence ATGTTTGAATCCATTGATGCGAAACAACTCCACAGCAAACTTGAAAACGGAGATACCATCATCCTAGATGTCCGAGGTGCCGCAGCATTTTCGGACTGGCATATTCAACACAAGAACGCAACCATGTTGAACATCCAAACCTCAAAGCTGAAGGCAGACGGACCAGAAGCTTATCCGGAGATTCCAAAGGATAAGGAAGTCGTTGTCATCTGTGCAGCTGGAAACGCAAGTAAAGAGGCATCTGAAATCCTTTCTGAACACGGTTATCAGCCTGTCAACGTCCGCGGCGGTATGGGTGAATGGAGCGAGTATTACTACTCAACGCCTGTCGCACAAACGGAAGACCTGGAACTGTTGCAAGTGATTCGCCCTGCCAAAGGCTGTCTGTCTTACATGCTGGTTTCCGGTGATGAGGCCATTGTGGTTGACGCAGGCCAGCACATCGACTTTTACGAAGACTTGGCTGCACAGCGGCATGCGAAGATTCGCCACGTACTTGACACACACTGTCACGCAGACCACATTTCTGGCGGACCAGTCTTGGCCAATGAGAGTGACGCGAAGTATTGGATTGCGGGCTCAGAAATGCAGGGTTCCAACATGACTTTCAACCCGCTCGTTGATGGACAGACGTTCAACTTCGGAACTTCCAAGTTACAAGTTTTGGCAATTCCAACACCAGGACATACGCCTGGCAGCACATCTTTCTTCGTAAATGACAAATACCTGCTCTCTGGAGATACAGTATTTGTGAGCGGCCTGGGGCGTCCAGACCTCGGAGGAAAAGCTAGAGAATGGTCTGCGCTGTTGTATGACACTGTATCGACAAAACTCAGCGCAATCGCCGACGATGTCTTGATTCTACCCGCACACTTCGCCGATATCTCGGAAATGACCGACGCAGGTTATGTGGGGAATGACTTCGGGAGCATCAAGGCATCCAATGAGCTGCTGCAGGGCGTGTCTGCCGAAGAGTTTACCGAGCACATGGTTGGCCGGGCAGGACAAACGCCTCCCAACTACACCACCATCGTTCAAATTAACCGCGGCGAGTATCAGCCTACTGAAACGGAACGGTCTGAGCTTGAAGTCGGTCCAAATCGTTGTGCTGCAAAGCATCTGGCTGGCTAA
- a CDS encoding cation-translocating P-type ATPase — protein MHGQNGAGLNDIQVRQLLTRYGPNELPRGEGRNWRRLAFEIIREPMFLLLVTCGLIYFFLGNTEEAILLLSFVVLTMAISFHQQRKTDKAVESLRVLSAPYATVVRNGEHRRVPSTEVVPGDILIVREGDRVCADAVLENALHLAADESLLTGESVPVAKLARTGVEEGSVQDDWMVFSGTLIVSGEGTAKVIATGTNTELGKIGSSLGSIKPEPTLLEQETKRMVRLLASVGLLLCGVSAATYAIVHHNIVEGLLAGITLAMALIPEELPVVFTLFLTLGAWRMSQYRVLTRRPPAIETLGAASVLCTDKTGTLTENRMTVAEIIAGGEVTNIAHGEHITKAASLVLEYANLACTIDPYDPMERAIVSLSESYGLNTAVLTNWQLVKTYPLTKQLLAVTHVWRTDDLNVIAACKGAPEAVAHLCKLNQAALEEVTREVNRLAESGMRVLAVAASRLTRAGEDDGEGQAEFHSRADVGSVWGNGMPNSSEMTAWDEQLDTAQFSFEWLGLIGLRDPVRSSVPQAVEQFRSAGIRIVMITGDYPVTAQSIAKEAGLPNTHRVLTGEVLDKLSDVQLSKVAKEVDIFARIVPDQKLRIVNALKASGAIVAMTGDGINDAPALKAAHIGIAMGLRGTDVAREAASLVLLDDDFAAIATAIKLGRRIYDNLKKAFVYVLAIHIPIIGLSILPILLQFPPILLPAHVVFMELIIDPACSVAFEAEPAESDVMQRPPRDVKQRIFQSATVMFAGLQGLTVLLAALVVYFASMAVGLDERVVRGLTFAALISSNVSLILVNRSLSSTIFRSFRRQNKAVWYIVLAAFVLLPVILYTPLLQDLFLVTSIPVFLLMASIILGFTSVLWIDAVKRARRPG, from the coding sequence GTGCATGGCCAGAATGGAGCAGGATTAAACGATATACAAGTACGTCAGCTCCTTACACGGTACGGCCCAAACGAACTTCCGCGCGGGGAAGGGCGAAACTGGCGTCGCCTTGCATTCGAAATTATCCGTGAACCCATGTTTCTTCTGTTGGTGACCTGCGGCCTGATTTACTTCTTTCTCGGTAACACCGAGGAGGCAATATTACTTCTCAGTTTCGTTGTTTTGACCATGGCGATATCTTTTCATCAACAGCGAAAGACAGACAAGGCAGTTGAATCTCTGCGTGTTTTATCTGCACCATACGCGACGGTTGTTCGAAACGGTGAGCATCGCCGTGTTCCGAGCACAGAGGTCGTGCCAGGCGATATTCTTATCGTTCGTGAGGGTGACAGAGTTTGCGCAGATGCAGTTTTAGAGAACGCCCTGCACCTGGCAGCCGATGAATCACTGCTCACTGGAGAATCTGTACCAGTGGCGAAATTGGCCCGTACGGGTGTGGAAGAAGGCTCCGTTCAGGATGATTGGATGGTGTTTTCTGGAACTTTAATTGTGTCAGGTGAAGGAACAGCTAAAGTCATCGCGACGGGAACGAACACAGAACTGGGGAAAATCGGATCGTCGCTCGGCAGTATCAAGCCGGAACCTACGCTGCTGGAACAGGAAACAAAGCGTATGGTGCGATTGCTCGCAAGCGTCGGCCTGCTGTTGTGCGGGGTCTCGGCGGCGACATACGCCATTGTCCACCACAATATTGTCGAGGGCTTGCTTGCTGGCATCACCCTTGCGATGGCTCTCATTCCTGAGGAACTACCGGTCGTATTCACTTTGTTTCTCACACTTGGTGCGTGGCGTATGTCGCAATACCGTGTGTTGACTCGGCGTCCGCCAGCCATTGAGACACTCGGGGCTGCCAGTGTACTGTGCACGGACAAGACTGGGACGCTGACAGAGAACCGAATGACTGTCGCAGAAATCATCGCAGGTGGCGAGGTCACGAACATTGCCCACGGAGAACACATCACAAAGGCTGCGTCTCTGGTCCTAGAGTACGCGAACCTTGCCTGCACCATTGACCCGTACGACCCGATGGAGCGAGCCATCGTGTCTTTGTCAGAATCTTATGGTTTGAATACTGCGGTTCTGACAAATTGGCAACTTGTCAAAACTTATCCACTCACCAAACAATTGTTGGCCGTTACACACGTCTGGAGAACGGACGATTTGAACGTCATCGCAGCCTGTAAGGGTGCTCCTGAAGCGGTGGCTCACCTTTGCAAGCTCAACCAGGCTGCGCTCGAAGAAGTCACCCGCGAAGTCAATCGACTTGCCGAATCCGGAATGCGCGTTCTAGCGGTCGCGGCATCGCGCCTCACGCGCGCGGGAGAGGACGATGGCGAGGGCCAGGCAGAGTTCCATTCGCGGGCGGACGTGGGTTCTGTCTGGGGCAATGGGATGCCCAATTCGAGCGAGATGACTGCTTGGGACGAGCAGTTGGATACCGCTCAGTTCTCGTTTGAGTGGCTCGGCTTGATTGGCTTACGTGACCCTGTCCGCAGTTCTGTACCCCAGGCGGTTGAACAGTTTAGGTCGGCTGGAATCAGAATTGTGATGATTACTGGCGACTACCCCGTCACGGCTCAGAGCATTGCAAAAGAAGCAGGATTACCCAATACGCATCGCGTGTTAACAGGAGAGGTCTTAGACAAGCTGAGCGACGTACAACTGTCCAAGGTTGCCAAAGAGGTGGACATCTTTGCCCGCATTGTGCCTGACCAAAAACTCCGGATTGTGAATGCCCTGAAGGCTAGCGGTGCAATTGTGGCCATGACTGGCGATGGAATTAACGATGCACCGGCTTTAAAGGCCGCACACATTGGTATTGCAATGGGGCTTCGAGGAACTGACGTTGCCAGGGAAGCGGCATCTCTCGTGTTGCTTGATGACGACTTTGCAGCAATTGCCACCGCAATCAAACTCGGGAGAAGGATTTACGACAATCTCAAGAAGGCTTTTGTATACGTATTGGCGATTCACATCCCGATTATTGGGCTCTCGATACTTCCAATTTTGCTGCAGTTCCCACCGATTTTACTGCCAGCTCACGTCGTGTTTATGGAGCTTATCATTGACCCGGCATGCTCAGTCGCCTTCGAGGCAGAACCGGCTGAATCTGACGTGATGCAAAGACCGCCGCGAGACGTAAAGCAACGTATATTTCAATCTGCAACGGTCATGTTCGCGGGATTACAAGGACTTACAGTATTATTGGCAGCACTTGTCGTCTACTTTGCCAGTATGGCTGTTGGCCTGGATGAACGCGTCGTTCGCGGGCTCACGTTCGCTGCACTGATTTCGAGCAACGTCTCGCTCATTCTTGTGAACCGCTCGCTGTCATCGACCATTTTCCGTTCATTTCGCAGACAAAATAAGGCCGTATGGTATATCGTTCTCGCCGCGTTTGTGCTTCTACCCGTCATACTCTACACGCCGTTGTTGCAAGACTTGTTTCTTGTGACGTCGATTCCTGTATTTCTGTTGATGGCTTCAATAATCTTGGGTTTCACCAGTGTTCTCTGGATTGATGCAGTGAAGCGCGCGCGCAGGCCTGGGTAG
- a CDS encoding DUF4080 domain-containing protein produces MKVVLTTLNAKYIHTALALRYLRAHVQNDFPDTHICEYTIKDVPSHIVADLYSQKPDVIGLSVYIWNVEETVPLIGMLKKVLPQTRIILGGPEVSYDTRYWMERLPEVDCIVQGEGEAAFLNVLKAIESSSTFHQVGGVAYRFENEICINKSTEKIDLNQMPGPYDEDDLASLRHRVVYYETSRGCPFSCQFCLSSIESGVRYFPLERVKADLQRLIHAGVRTIKFVDRTFNLKRDYAVELFQFLIDNRGETVFQFEITGDILHPETVKFLKQNVPPGLFRFEIGVQSTNDLTNALVKRRQNFERLKNNILAVKETGTIVQHLDLIAGLPEEDYLSFRKTFDDVFALHPDELQLGFLKMLRGTGLRLSAEKFGYVYMDHAPYEVFSNHVLPYDDVLRIKQVEDVLEKYWNEGRLRHTTFYLTSHVYESPFDFFQQFGAYWERQGWGRIGHQLEDLFYHLDEFLRENDNTRPYQECARSYMIYDFLLQHRIRPHNVWWDRVLNRSMRAKTVQFVAKNPEIFGDKFAALGLTPEAMDKHAVIELLPRHVNVMQPGDKPLAMPGLLLVYYPPGLPKGGRPLAFTAPVPMEQAANGVSDFFRLLLTHPEQ; encoded by the coding sequence ATGAAAGTTGTATTAACTACGCTAAACGCAAAGTATATCCATACTGCCCTCGCGCTGAGATATCTACGGGCACACGTACAGAACGATTTCCCAGATACACACATTTGTGAGTACACCATCAAAGATGTACCTTCTCACATCGTTGCTGATTTGTACTCACAAAAACCTGACGTGATTGGTCTTTCTGTGTACATCTGGAATGTCGAGGAGACGGTTCCCCTAATCGGCATGCTGAAAAAGGTGTTGCCGCAGACCCGTATCATCCTCGGTGGACCAGAGGTATCTTACGATACCCGTTATTGGATGGAACGTCTTCCAGAGGTTGATTGCATCGTACAAGGGGAAGGCGAGGCAGCTTTTCTCAATGTCTTAAAAGCCATCGAGTCCAGTTCCACCTTCCATCAAGTTGGAGGTGTTGCATATCGGTTTGAAAACGAGATTTGCATCAACAAATCGACAGAAAAAATCGACTTGAATCAGATGCCTGGTCCTTATGATGAGGACGACTTGGCATCTCTTCGGCATCGAGTTGTGTACTACGAAACAAGTCGCGGATGCCCTTTTTCTTGCCAATTCTGCCTTTCGTCAATTGAGTCCGGAGTACGTTACTTTCCACTGGAACGAGTCAAAGCGGATTTGCAGCGCTTAATTCACGCAGGGGTTCGTACGATTAAATTCGTCGATCGGACATTTAACCTCAAACGTGATTATGCAGTCGAGCTGTTTCAGTTCCTTATTGACAACCGGGGTGAAACGGTTTTTCAGTTTGAAATTACGGGTGACATCCTGCATCCAGAAACCGTCAAATTTCTGAAGCAAAACGTGCCTCCGGGGCTCTTTCGCTTTGAAATTGGTGTTCAATCCACGAACGATCTCACAAACGCTTTGGTCAAGCGGCGCCAAAACTTTGAGCGGTTAAAGAACAACATCTTGGCGGTAAAAGAAACAGGTACAATTGTTCAACATCTTGACCTGATTGCCGGATTGCCAGAAGAAGATTATCTTTCGTTCCGCAAGACGTTTGACGATGTGTTTGCACTTCACCCTGATGAACTACAGCTTGGGTTTCTGAAGATGCTTCGAGGCACCGGCCTGCGCCTTTCGGCTGAAAAGTTCGGCTATGTTTACATGGATCACGCACCATACGAGGTATTTTCCAATCACGTGCTCCCATATGACGATGTTTTGCGCATCAAACAAGTGGAAGATGTCCTCGAAAAGTATTGGAACGAGGGCCGATTGCGTCACACGACCTTCTATCTGACCAGTCACGTGTATGAAAGCCCCTTCGATTTCTTTCAGCAATTCGGGGCTTATTGGGAACGTCAAGGTTGGGGTCGAATTGGGCATCAACTCGAAGATTTGTTCTATCACTTGGATGAGTTTCTGCGGGAGAACGATAACACGCGACCTTACCAGGAATGCGCGCGGTCGTACATGATCTACGATTTTCTCCTTCAACATCGTATCCGTCCGCACAACGTCTGGTGGGACCGGGTCCTCAACCGCAGCATGCGCGCCAAAACGGTGCAGTTTGTCGCCAAAAACCCGGAGATCTTCGGCGATAAGTTTGCAGCGCTCGGGCTGACGCCTGAGGCCATGGACAAGCACGCGGTCATCGAATTGCTCCCACGACATGTCAACGTGATGCAGCCGGGAGACAAGCCTCTCGCTATGCCGGGACTACTACTCGTGTACTATCCACCAGGACTCCCGAAAGGTGGACGCCCGCTGGCATTCACAGCCCCAGTACCCATGGAACAGGCGGCCAACGGCGTATCCGATTTTTTCCGCCTGCTCCTTACTCACCCCGAACAGTAA
- a CDS encoding MFS transporter, with protein MSPLFRMFNSFRYSDYGWLWLIVAFANAGVWSFTLVVTMQVYNLTHSSFWSGALVFASMAPNIVGAPIAGVLADKMQRRVLMLVAVILSLIVLVVLYFMTITHVLSPIGMVIMALVFGLASSTVSVSVNALIPTLVPRDGLYNAYSLQAVGQRGTEFVGPILAAPLYAMYGAQSVYLFCAGIYLVTVVLILRFRVPHIQVMDREAFMRSLARGFHYIRASRSLSAMIVLVGLHCALTMAFLGMLPVFVQKNLGLSTHSSFYGTLMSMIGLGAIVGTLVLAAVTSHKMRTILFWVSAVVSGLSLTWFGWSSTPALSIAAILVVGSSQAVFMTITIAMVQESTEEAVRGRVSGVYLVLAGGLMSLANWLYGALGVSIQPRFIMLTTGLLFTLIVAAYWYLFARRAEPVTSDATSHVTSDVPSPAADFS; from the coding sequence TTGAGTCCCTTGTTCCGTATGTTCAACTCCTTTCGGTATTCCGATTACGGATGGCTGTGGTTAATTGTTGCTTTTGCCAACGCAGGAGTCTGGTCATTTACGTTAGTCGTAACCATGCAGGTATACAACCTTACGCATTCATCTTTCTGGTCAGGTGCTCTGGTGTTTGCATCAATGGCTCCGAACATCGTCGGAGCGCCGATTGCCGGCGTTCTTGCAGACAAAATGCAACGAAGAGTTTTGATGCTTGTCGCCGTCATTCTTAGTCTCATCGTACTTGTCGTTCTTTATTTTATGACGATTACTCACGTACTGTCGCCAATCGGTATGGTCATCATGGCTCTGGTGTTTGGCTTGGCGTCAAGTACTGTCAGCGTCTCGGTCAATGCTCTCATTCCGACGCTCGTACCGCGAGACGGGTTGTATAACGCCTATTCCCTGCAGGCTGTAGGGCAAAGAGGCACCGAGTTTGTGGGACCAATCCTTGCCGCGCCACTGTATGCAATGTACGGAGCACAATCCGTGTATCTATTTTGTGCCGGGATTTATCTTGTAACGGTTGTTCTGATTTTGCGATTCAGAGTTCCTCATATCCAGGTAATGGACAGAGAGGCGTTTATGCGCTCCTTGGCAAGAGGATTTCACTATATCCGCGCTTCTCGCAGTCTGTCTGCAATGATTGTGCTTGTCGGCCTTCACTGCGCCTTAACAATGGCGTTTCTCGGTATGCTGCCTGTATTTGTTCAGAAGAACCTTGGTCTTTCGACGCACTCCAGTTTCTATGGGACGCTCATGAGCATGATTGGACTTGGGGCCATTGTTGGTACCTTGGTACTCGCTGCGGTGACGAGTCATAAAATGCGTACAATCTTATTCTGGGTTAGTGCGGTGGTCAGCGGGTTGTCATTGACGTGGTTCGGGTGGAGTTCAACACCGGCGTTGTCGATTGCAGCTATCCTCGTCGTAGGTTCATCTCAAGCCGTATTCATGACCATCACCATAGCGATGGTTCAGGAGTCAACAGAGGAAGCAGTTCGCGGTCGTGTTTCAGGGGTATATTTGGTCCTCGCGGGTGGTCTGATGTCCTTAGCCAACTGGCTTTACGGGGCCCTCGGGGTAAGCATTCAGCCGCGATTTATTATGCTAACGACAGGACTTCTGTTTACCCTGATTGTGGCGGCGTATTGGTATCTCTTTGCCCGCAGAGCCGAACCTGTGACGTCCGATGCAACGTCTCATGTGACGTCTGATGTGCCGAGCCCTGCAGCGGATTTTTCATAA
- a CDS encoding citrate synthase/methylcitrate synthase — MAHGLEGVVAADTNISLVDGENGILVFRGYYAEDLAQGKTFEDVAHLLWNEHLPSETERARFAEALQGQRVLPGHVARIIDELPPQVDMMSVIRTAISSLEINQHWPPTTGQALRYTALVPTIVAYRHARLRHVEPTAPAPDLSHAANYLYMLNDGQPAPANHVAALEAYLIITMEHGMNASTFTGRVITSTQSDMASALAGAIGAMKGPLHGGAPSEVMHMLEDIGTQENIEPWLRQELNAGRRLMGFGHRVYKTRDPRAVALRHVVEHMGERDRWFDLSVAVEDAAVRLLEEYKPGRRLYANVEFWAAAILRTVGLPKTLWTPTFTASRVVGWTAHMLEQAADNRLIRPQSIYVGPMPH, encoded by the coding sequence ATGGCACATGGACTGGAAGGCGTCGTAGCGGCAGATACAAACATTAGCCTCGTTGATGGAGAAAATGGGATTCTCGTATTTCGCGGCTATTACGCCGAGGACCTGGCACAGGGAAAGACATTTGAAGATGTTGCACATCTACTTTGGAATGAGCATCTGCCGTCAGAAACTGAGCGCGCCAGATTTGCGGAAGCTTTGCAGGGGCAACGTGTGCTGCCCGGCCACGTCGCCCGTATCATCGACGAGTTACCGCCGCAGGTGGATATGATGAGTGTTATCCGCACCGCCATTTCGAGTCTCGAAATCAACCAGCATTGGCCGCCTACGACAGGGCAGGCCCTGCGATATACCGCGCTTGTGCCAACGATTGTCGCTTATCGACATGCTCGACTGCGCCACGTGGAGCCGACTGCACCTGCACCAGACCTCTCCCATGCAGCGAATTACCTATACATGCTAAACGATGGCCAACCTGCTCCAGCAAATCATGTTGCGGCTCTTGAGGCTTATCTCATCATCACGATGGAGCACGGAATGAATGCGTCAACGTTCACAGGTCGGGTGATTACATCCACACAGTCTGACATGGCGTCTGCTCTTGCAGGAGCGATTGGTGCGATGAAAGGACCGTTACATGGTGGAGCGCCGTCAGAGGTCATGCATATGCTCGAGGATATTGGAACCCAAGAGAACATTGAACCATGGCTCCGTCAGGAACTTAATGCGGGCAGACGCCTTATGGGGTTTGGGCACCGCGTCTATAAAACACGCGACCCCAGAGCAGTTGCTTTGCGCCACGTCGTGGAACACATGGGGGAGCGAGACAGATGGTTCGATTTATCTGTCGCAGTGGAAGACGCGGCGGTTCGGTTACTTGAAGAATACAAACCGGGGCGCAGATTGTATGCAAACGTCGAATTTTGGGCAGCGGCGATTTTGCGAACGGTAGGCTTGCCAAAGACGCTATGGACGCCAACGTTTACGGCGAGTCGCGTCGTGGGGTGGACGGCACATATGCTTGAGCAGGCTGCAGACAATCGACTGATACGTCCACAATCGATTTATGTCGGGCCTATGCCGCACTAG
- a CDS encoding polysaccharide deacetylase family protein, translating into MKQGYRWAGHSSSMTSNGTESLLMECAKVSYQNNEDILRYIKWVLKFMKGMLLSLFMIAAAFVGYKYEFGHALQTPSYPRPIAPHPTAPHLTAQNPITPDPIAPNPTAQNPITSHFIALNPTVGMSSATGAKPRLAVISDSESGNSVTPGDSIAGPNDTDKVYYRNKVVVVTYHDVSPDVYSRFVITPQAFSSQLDEFSEKHFHVITDKQFTDFLHRRGQIPPNAVLLTFDDGYQTMYRYVLPILRAHHMQGTFFQIVASADKSDSSKLSWSEIKSMHEEGMAFGSHTYDSHYHVFINHRPVAAFNTPILRNGHMETPAEYHERVYNDFVRARKRLSQAIGEPVTLFAWPYGYGTWAATAIAHEAGYDSLFTTEYGAVSRHSNPSFIKRVDVGKTEISPAEAVRRIIDAGSFMPWLHYDARLPDGGAT; encoded by the coding sequence TTGAAGCAGGGATACAGATGGGCAGGTCACTCGTCGTCTATGACTTCAAACGGTACCGAGTCCCTATTGATGGAGTGTGCGAAGGTGTCATATCAGAATAACGAGGACATTTTGCGTTACATTAAATGGGTTTTGAAATTTATGAAGGGCATGCTGCTGTCGTTGTTCATGATTGCCGCCGCATTTGTTGGCTACAAATATGAATTTGGGCATGCGCTACAGACCCCGTCATACCCGCGTCCCATAGCTCCGCATCCAACAGCCCCACATCTCACAGCTCAGAATCCCATAACGCCGGATCCCATAGCCCCGAATCCCACAGCTCAGAATCCCATAACGTCGCATTTCATAGCCCTGAATCCCACAGTTGGCATGTCATCAGCAACCGGGGCGAAACCGAGACTAGCCGTGATTTCGGATAGCGAGAGTGGAAATTCGGTGACGCCCGGTGACAGCATCGCGGGTCCGAACGATACAGACAAGGTCTATTACCGGAATAAGGTTGTGGTTGTGACTTATCACGACGTCTCTCCCGACGTGTACTCTCGTTTCGTCATCACCCCACAGGCGTTCTCATCTCAGTTGGATGAGTTTTCGGAGAAGCACTTTCATGTTATTACCGATAAGCAGTTCACTGACTTCTTACATCGCCGTGGGCAGATTCCGCCGAATGCAGTTCTGCTCACGTTTGACGACGGTTATCAGACCATGTACAGGTACGTCCTTCCCATCCTGCGCGCACACCACATGCAAGGAACGTTTTTCCAGATTGTTGCATCCGCGGACAAAAGTGATAGCAGCAAGCTCAGTTGGTCCGAAATCAAGTCGATGCACGAGGAAGGAATGGCATTTGGCAGTCACACCTACGACTCGCATTACCACGTGTTCATAAACCATCGGCCGGTTGCAGCGTTCAACACACCCATTCTTCGAAATGGCCACATGGAGACGCCTGCGGAGTATCACGAACGGGTCTACAACGATTTTGTAAGGGCACGCAAGCGACTCAGTCAGGCAATAGGAGAGCCTGTAACATTGTTCGCCTGGCCGTATGGTTATGGGACATGGGCGGCCACGGCGATTGCACACGAAGCAGGTTATGATTCCTTGTTTACGACAGAATATGGTGCGGTTAGCCGTCATTCGAATCCGTCATTTATCAAGCGAGTTGACGTCGGGAAGACGGAGATAAGTCCCGCTGAAGCGGTGCGACGAATCATCGACGCTGGGAGTTTCATGCCCTGGCTGCATTATGACGCACGCCTACCAGACGGGGGAGCTACATGA